Proteins encoded together in one Xyrauchen texanus isolate HMW12.3.18 chromosome 50, RBS_HiC_50CHRs, whole genome shotgun sequence window:
- the LOC127641040 gene encoding uncharacterized protein LOC127641040 isoform X1: MKIIQLQLYLFICCQAETDQLTDLGQNVTINCDLDEGVIYWLLLKLPDPPVVILRTLSNTFSCFNKTFRHKYSVQSHRHLFINNVTIDDLGVYYCMKKDSVPPEFSNGTRLKFIESTTEITLVSCTQQNLTEVKDIHHNQTWQTLTLIFALLTAVLLIVLTGLLKVFVFGNKRSGEQLHNVDLQQTQVIEQPQDPNQLQYAEVNFSKLRKKYRSSQVNSTYAALHLPK, translated from the exons ATGAAGATCATACAGCTGCAACTAT ATCTATTTATATGCTGTCAAGCTGAAACAGATCAACTGACAGATTTGGGACAGAATGTGACTATAAACTGTGATCTTGATGAAGGAGTGATTTATTGGTTATTACTGAAACTTCCAGATCCTCCAGTGGTGATATTACGCACTTTGTCAAATACCTTTTCATGCTTCAATAAAACATTCAGACACAAATATTCAGTGCAATCTCACCGTCATCTGTTTATAAATAATGTCACCATTGATGATTTGGGAGTTTATTACTGTATGAAGAAAGATTCAGTACCTCCAGAATTCAGCAATGGCACCAGACTCAAATTCATTG AATCAACAACAGAGATCACATTAGTGTCGTGTACTCAACAGAATCTGACAGAAGTGAAAGACATTCATCACAATCAGACATGGCAGACTCTAACACTCATATTTGCTCTGTTAACTGCTGTTCTGCTCATTGTGCTCACAG GACTATTAAAGGTATTTGTTTTTGGAAACAAAAGATCTGGAGAGCAACTTCATAATGTTGATCTACAGCAAACACAAGTTATAGAACAGCCTCAAGACCCAAACCAATTACAG TACGCTGAGGTGAACTTTTCTAAGCTGCGTAAAAAGTATCGATCCAGCCAAGTCAACAGCACCTATGCTGCTCTACATCTGCCCAAATAA